In Citrus sinensis cultivar Valencia sweet orange chromosome 2, DVS_A1.0, whole genome shotgun sequence, a single genomic region encodes these proteins:
- the LOC112497228 gene encoding uncharacterized protein LOC112497228 — translation MQIWTPPPNNKVKVNVDAAVKEDRKSAGLGVVIRNHRGQVLAAAVKSMNFQGNIAIAEAYAIKWGMEVAKDLSLSSVIIETDCKNVADLANKKVSNMTEIWWTMSDIHKSTQDFQLISFQHVLRKCNGFAHFLAKRALCSSESVIWRNNFPADVLCMAESLV, via the coding sequence ATGCAGATATGGACTCCACCACCAAACAACAAAGTGAAAGTCAATGTTGATGCAGCAGTCAAAGAAGATAGGAAGAGTGCAGGCTTGGGCGTGGTCATCAGAAATCATCGAGGGCAAGTGTTAGCAGCAGCAGTGAAAAGCATGAATTTCCAGGGGAACATAGCTATAGCAGAAGCTTATGCTATCAAGTGGGGTATGGAGGTAGCCAAGGATCTTAGTCTGTCAAGTGTGATTATAGAGACCGACTGCAAAAATGTGGCTGACTTAGCAAATAAGAAAGTTAGCAACATGACAGAGATTTGGTGGACTATGTCAGACATCCACAAGAGCACACAAGATTTCCAATTGATATCTTTCCAACATGTTCTAAGGAAGTGTAATGGCTTTGCCCATTTTTTAGCTAAAAGAGCTTTGTGTAGCTCAGAATCTGTTATCTGGAGAAACAATTTCCCAGCTGATGTGTTATGTATGGCTGAAAGTTTAGTTTAA